A genome region from Sebastes umbrosus isolate fSebUmb1 chromosome 22, fSebUmb1.pri, whole genome shotgun sequence includes the following:
- the LOC119482031 gene encoding probable E3 ubiquitin-protein ligase ARI5, whose product MTTQGQQEKRYDPKDTTLKFVNRPDDLDPLPPEEGDECLRAEMSCGHAVTPESLTGWCRSLLDQGHHKFKCPALKNGTLEKCDAKWSYQEVRRLAVLTAKEMEYFEENIARLAATEYCEYKTCPGCKTYLEREDLSNLSVQCIVCTADNKKVYEFCWQCLKQWKGAAPRSDRCDNDGCINHDLELLKNCKTTALPQVEGVDACPSIRACPTCGQRVEHDKTGCKNIICPRCQVEFCFVCLKLTPECLKTSSYFIACSDGVAPRQTSIPVWRRN is encoded by the exons ATGACTACACAGGGTCAGCAGGAGAAAAGATACGACCCCAAAGACACGACCCTGAAGTTTGTCAACAGGCCGGATGATCTGGATCCACTAC CCCCAGAGGAGGGAGATGAGTGTCTCCGAGCAGAGATGTCCTGCGGTCATGCCGTCACCCCAGAGTCTCTCACTGGCTGGTGTCGCAGCCTGCTGGATCAG GGCCACCACAAATTTAAGTGCCCTGCTTTAAAGAACGGCACCTTGGAGAAGTGTGATGCAAAGTGGTCTTATCAAGAGGTGCGCAGGCTGGCAGTGCTGACAGCCAAAGAGATGGAGTACTTTGAAGAGAACATCGCCCGTCTGGCTGCCACAGAATACTGTGAATACAAAACA TGTCCTGGGTGTAAAACCTATCTGGAGAGAGAGGACCTGAGTAACCTCAGCGTGCAGTGCATAGTCTGCACAGCAGACAACAAGAAAGTCTACGAGTTCTGTTGGCAGTGTCTGAAGCAGTGGAAGGGTGCAGCTCCACGCTCTGACCGCTGCGACAACGACGGCTGTATCAACCACGACCTCGAGCTCCTCAAGAACTGCAAGACCACCGCCCTACCTCAGGTGGAGGGAGTTGACGCCTGTCCCTCCATCCGGGCCTGTCCCACCTGTGGTCAGAGGGTGGAGCACGACAAAACTGGCTGCAAGAACATCATCTGTCCTCGCTGTCAGGTCGAGTTCTGCTTTGTGTGTCTGAAGCTCACTCCTGAGTGCCTGAAGACGAGCTCTTACTTCATCGCCTGCAGTGATGGTGTGGCTCCCAGACAAACCTCCATACCTGTGTGGCGCAGAAACTAA